A part of Capsicum annuum cultivar UCD-10X-F1 chromosome 6, UCD10Xv1.1, whole genome shotgun sequence genomic DNA contains:
- the LOC107873396 gene encoding uncharacterized protein LOC107873396 isoform X1: MHKEMFWVLFGHFQSYNIYCQFENASTAQGESSLLRTVWCLSKYVHGYPTEAGHLREWKPWGIPNDYECEVIENDAPVPKHIPLPVLVLSLRNSIRQWRLFLENWTLVQKRMNLQFLRVNQSRVFQKLPLEFGMIRSGADHSVFYRHSEPNLCIYLVVYVDDIVITGNDQDGITNLKQHLFQHFQTKNLGRLKYFLGIEVA; the protein is encoded by the exons ATGCATAAGGAAATGTTTTGGGTTCTCTTTGGACATTTTCAATCGTATAACATCTATTGCCAGTTTGAAAATGCATCTACAGCACAGGGTGAATCCTCTCTTCTGCGGACTGTCTGGTGTTTAAGCAAGTATGTTCATGGTTATCCAACCGAAGCAGGCCACCTTAGGG AGTGGAAACCTTGGGGTATTCCTAATGACTATGAATGTGAAGTCATTGAAAATGATGCTCCAGTACCAAAACACATTCCCCTGCCCGTCCTGGTCCTCTCCCTGAGGAATTCTATAAGACAATGGAGGTTATTTCTGGAAAATTGGACTCTGGTTCAAAAAAGGATGAACCTGCAATTTCTTCGGGTGAATCAAAGTAGGGTCTTCCAGAAGCTCCCTTTG gagtttggcatgattcgtagtggagctgatcattcagtgttttatcgccattctgaaccaaatctgtgtatttatttggtggtttatgttgatgatattgttatcaccggcaatgatcaagatggtatcaccaacttgaagcaacatctctttcagcaTTTCCAGACTAAAAACCTTGGCAGATTGAAATactttctaggtattgaggttgctTAG
- the LOC107873396 gene encoding uncharacterized protein LOC107873396 isoform X3, which yields MHKEMFWVLFGHFQSYNIYCQFENASTAQGESSLLRTVWCLSKYVHGYPTEAGHLREWKPWGIPNDYECEVIENDAPVPKHIPLPVLVLSLRNSIRQWRLFLENWTLVQKRMNLQFLRVNQSRVFQKLPLEHGLLCYAKSY from the exons ATGCATAAGGAAATGTTTTGGGTTCTCTTTGGACATTTTCAATCGTATAACATCTATTGCCAGTTTGAAAATGCATCTACAGCACAGGGTGAATCCTCTCTTCTGCGGACTGTCTGGTGTTTAAGCAAGTATGTTCATGGTTATCCAACCGAAGCAGGCCACCTTAGGG AGTGGAAACCTTGGGGTATTCCTAATGACTATGAATGTGAAGTCATTGAAAATGATGCTCCAGTACCAAAACACATTCCCCTGCCCGTCCTGGTCCTCTCCCTGAGGAATTCTATAAGACAATGGAGGTTATTTCTGGAAAATTGGACTCTGGTTCAAAAAAGGATGAACCTGCAATTTCTTCGGGTGAATCAAAGTAGGGTCTTCCAGAAGCTCCCTTTG GAGCATGGGTTATTGTGCTATGCAAAATCTTATTAA